cactatgtTGATGTTCCCTTTACTTTGGCAGTTACCTTTATGTTCAAAAACTGCAGACAAGTAAAATTTGAAGCAATTACAGACAATTATATAAATGGttccttttcattttttattaaagtTTAAAACATGTAAAGAAACAATATTATTCTAGCAACACAAATGAGAAACTTTCCATTTTAAGTACAGTGATATATCTCAGATTAGAAACCTTAAAATGGAAGCCCAAAGATAGACCAATAATCCTGCGATCTAGTGCATCTGACCAGAATATCGACAGCGTAGATGTCAACATATTTTGACATCTACGCCTCATTTGGTGAGCTGTGCAGTCAGGGCGTCTATTAGCTCCTGTTTCTTGGTCCCTGTGACCTTCACCCCAAACTGCTTACAGGCGTCCTTCAGCACGGGCACCGTCAGCTTACCCAGGTTGCCTTTCTGTACGTGACCCCTCAGCTCGTCCTCAGACATCTCCACCTTGGGCTTCTTTTCTGTGCCGCCTGCCGCCTCAGCTGAACACACACAGGGCCAGGATGTTACAACAACCAGTATTTCAACAGTGAGACTGCCAGCTACTACTCTGTTCTTTCTTACCCCATGGGCCGGACCAAAATCTCCCCTACAGGACACAAAGCAAGTAAACCATACGCCACAATATAGTTCATACAGAACTCACCTGGTTTGCGTTTGGGTGCAGTCTTGCCCTCTGGGTTGTAGTCAGCAGGGTACACCAGATCTCTGAACTCCTGAGCCAGGGAACCAAGACGCTGGTCCATCATATTCACATTGggcactgagagagggagagagagaaagataaggaGAGATTGAACAGAAAGAATGGACAAGAAAAAGCGAGCTTGAGCACTGCTAAAAAAGAAGCATGTGGGCCAATCAGGagcatatggtgtgtgtgtattcatcttACTGGTGAGATCCTCTATGTGCTCCGGGGCCATGAGATCTAAAGCCAAGGCTTCCAGGTTCCTGTAGTGCTGCTGGAGGACTGGGTTCTCAAACGCATCACTCCTGGAACACAGGAAGAGCGACACAGACAATACAGGAATGGGAATCTCAAGACTAATTCTAGGACGTTTACAATAGTGTTCCCCTTGTTTTCTGCTATGCTTTCACTAATGTTTTATGCTTTAACTCTTTTCAAAATGTGAATCCTGGTATGAAATAATAATGTTTAGTATTCACTGTAATAAAAGGGCCGTACCTGTATTTGAAGCGCAGCTTGTGTACTATCTCCTTCATCTTGTCCACCTGAGACTCGGAGGCCGTGGGGAGCTGAGGCGTGTCCAGGGTACGGATGTCATCCGCGTAGGGCAGGAAGATGCCATGAAAGCCTGAGGCAAACACACACGTCATTACAATTAGTCTGAACGTTTAAAAGTATTTTAATTGTGTGGTATTTGTGCAAGACCACGGCTGCAGTGGGACCCAATGACAGTACCTGGAGCCGCAATCTGGGCCTGGCCATCATCCACCTCCTCTCTTTGGGGCACCAGCGCTAAGAAGCGCGGTGGAGAGTTACGAATCCGTGTATATTTACACAGAGCAAACACTTTCCTCACACTACACCTGCGCAGCAACGCTGTGAACACACAGGCACTCCCTGGGATGGAAAAACAGGACATGGTGAGAAAGGGGTTAAAGTTGGAACTCAAAATGGAACTTGGAGGACGAACATGGGCTGACGTTTCCCAGATTACAGTTTGACTTGTAGTTATGTTTTCAACTGTCACCGTTTCTCTTCCCATCATAGTGACAGGTTCACACACACCTGTGACCATTTCCTCCTCTGGGTAGATGAAGACAGCAGATCTGAGGTGGTGGTGCAGTTTGAGACGCTCCATGGGCTTGAACCCAATAAGCTCCAGACCCGGGTCAGAAAACTTCTTTATCACATCCACCTCGTCTTTCTCCATCACTATCTGCCTGCCTGCATACACCTATAcagacaacacacatcacatcttgACTGAaattaaccagacagaatgagaaatATGAAATCATACTTTCTTTTTTTTAtacccctttttcgtgatatccaaaaattggtagttacagtcccatcccatcgctgcaactcccgtacggactcgggagaggcaaaggtcgagagccgtgcatcctccgaaacaacccagccaagccgcactgcttcttgacacaatgcacgcttaacccggaagccagctgcaccaatgtgtacaCCTGgctaccgtgtcagcgtgcattgtgcCCGGACCGCCAAAGGAGCGCTATGGGACAGgaacatccctgccagccaaatcctcccctaacctggacgacactgagccaactgtgcaccgccccatgggtctcccagttgcggtgccggctgcgacagagcctggacttgaaccaggatctcaagtggcacagctagcactgcgatgcagtgccttagaccactccactcgggaggcccatacTTTCTGTGATACactttaaatatatatttctttGGTTTGATTTGAGATTCCCACTTAGTTACCTGAACCCTCTTGGTGTCACTGGGGAGCAGCAGACTGCCCGTCTGTGTGTGGTAGAGGCGTGTCTTGGTGCGGACGGGCTCGTTGTTGTCTCTGTAGAGCTTGATGGCGTTAGGCTTCCTGGCCTGTAGGGCCGTGATGTACACACCCACTGCCACGTTCATCccttcccccagacacagattcaACCTGAcacagaggacaagagaggagccATCAGCAACCAGGGCCCTATTCAGTTTTGTTAAACATTTGTAACATCTAAACATGTCCTATAAGAACACagtctagaagaaaaagaaacgcacacctatttaggcaaggtgctggctagcggagtagaaaacttgaaaataaaagagccgcacactctaggagctcaggtGCAAAACATTAATTACCAACTTTGACAGCCAAGCTATCTTCaccagggtataatcacaaacactgcgggatgactcatttatatagtgtcaaaagacacagtgCCACGCCTATACAATGATGAGGGAAACAGTGCTGGGCTGTGCTCTGTACCTTGCGACTGATCTCTTCTTCATCTCCTTGGCTCTGACCCTCTTCTGGAGGTCCTCCAATTTCCCACAAGGCTCCATCTGCAGGCCCAGCTCAGCCTCGTCCTCAGGGGGGCTCACCACGTCACAGAAGAAGAGCGAGACGTCGAACCCACCTGGCTTCATCAGATGCATAAGGTCTATCACCACACCTGTGAGTGACCGAGAGAGAGTTCACTGATCCAACATTGTTTGTGATAAGCTAAACATTTGCAAGACCAAGATGTATTTCCAGCCCCTTTCAAACCCCTTCACCTTCAACCCTGTTACATCAAGGAGGCCTACTGCCATAGAGATACAACTATGTATGTTCTGTCTCTTTGACAACTGCCTTCCCCCTTTCTCCAGACCCACCGGTCTCTTTGAGGTCGCTAGCCTTTGTGCGGGCCTGGCGGTCGCGCTCGCTGTCTCCCCCATGTGGTGTGTCTCGGCAGGTGAAGATCATGAGGCGTTTGTGGGAGAGCCGAAGCTTGATGTCACTGTAGAGGTTGGAGCAGCACCACAGCGCCTCACCCAGGTTGGTATTCCCACTGCCCATTGTCTCTCCTGCCACCCGGGCACCTTTCTCCCCACGCAGCCCATCCACATCCTGCACCCGACGGGcacctagaggagagagagatgggaggagataaAAGAaaaggatagacagagagataggtgAGGAGGAAGGGTAAAGATAAGCAGAttggagatacacagagagaataATAACAAATGTTAAAATGGGTTCCAGAAGAATCCAAGACTCGATCAAAACACACACTGAAACTGCAGGCCAGGGGGACATACCAGGTAAGTCCAGGTCGTGGTAGATATAGACATGTTTGAAACTGTTCCTGGGGTTCTTGCTCTGTTCCGTCCCATAGAACACTAGAGCCACCAGGTCCTTGTCACTGCTGATTATTTTACTGGTGTAGACGCTGCGGACACACTGGGGAGGGAGAGTAGCACAATACAATAAAACACTGTCAGAGGGTTAAGTAGGACCACAGAGATCAAGAGAGGAGTGGGAAAGGGCCATCAGTCATGTCACTTCTCATGGTGCTAAGAGTTCAGTCATTTTCATCATGTCTGAGAtaaggagagaaacagagtggcAGGGGAGGGGGTGAAGAAAGGACAGGAAAGGGTAagggaaaacagagagggagttagagacagtgagagagaatgacTACCTGCATGGTCATGTCAAATGGCGAGggctcttcatcctcccccttgATGAACATCTCCTTGGAAGCATCCACCAGAAACACCAGGCTGTCACGGCCTGTGCTCTTATAGTCCACTGTGGAGAGGGATTACATTACATATGCTAACCCCCATTCTATTCAGTATTGATCCATTCAATCACCATCAATGTTGGTCTTACCTCCAGActcatccctttcctctccatccACATCTTCATCCTCATGGTGGTAGTCGTTCCACTGTGCCATTGAGGCATGCACTAATCTTGCCCTTAAAATAACAAGGAAACAAACGcatacgtgcacacacacacacagtgtgagagAACTGTGATTGTTATAAAACTCTGATCAGGTAATACCAGATGATGTCGGGTTCAATTTAATGTGGCACTCCAGTCGCCTTTTGGGTAAGTGACTAGTTAGTTCTTGAGAACTCAAGGAGGGTATACCCACTATACAGTTGCCCCCCTTTTGGGTTCTTAGCTGATAGTATGGACCACAACTACTCTCCCTCCCCATGTGAACCACAATCCCGACGCTCTGTTTACTCCCGAAACTCTAAACGCATATACGCCACTTGCGAAAAGGTTTTGTAAATCTTTGGAGTGTAACTTTTATATAAGCGATAAATAATATTTaaaatacaaaacacacactTTTACTGTGTACTCAGCTACGATATCTCAATTACACCAATGCGTTCCACATTTCCGGTGTTTCTTAAAGATACAGCCGTGTGCAACTTTCAAAACTGCATGCGGTAAGTCTTCTGTATTTGATTATTCCCCCCCTTATATTCAGGTTAAGTTCcaaatgtttccaaaactgtatcCAACACCTGCATTTGCGTTTAGACAGAACATTTGGGGGAGCGTCGGGGAATAGGCTGCAGACAACTTTTTGAATATAATATAATCACAGTTTCTAAACGGTATATGGTTATCTTAGCATCCACTTATCAGCATACATAAGAATGCACTCTCATTTAAACTATACAGACGAATGAAAGCATACCTTATGGCCGAGTGTATGATGTTACAAATGTGATTTCGTTGGAAATAGTTAGCTACAAGCCTTGTTTTGTCTTGATGCAGGTGTTGATATCAGACCGTAGTCGTGTTTAATTGCGTCGTCAGTTGCGACGTGAACGCGCATTACTTTTTCTATGGTGAAAATGTTCGTGGGTTCATGTAAAGCTAAATGTGCATAGTGCCATCTACTGTGCGATTGAGGTTGAGACGATTTATGAAACAAATATCGTCAAAATATTTTTCATATCAATCGTGGACTCACGTACACAAACACAAGATTTCTTAATTTTATTACGGATTCTTGCGTACATTTCACAATATTTTATCAGACGCTTTGACGATGTAGGTCGTCACCGTCAACTGtttgaagctagccacaataaggattgtGGAATTTGCAGTTTCCCTTCAAAATAAGATTCCCCCATTGAAacatgcaaatgaatacaaatagtggAATAATACCTATTTGGACTAGATGCCAAACATGGTTGGATGTTTTTATATACATTCAAAAGAAGACAATAAGTAGTTCATTTGACACAAAAAAAGTAAAGAATCAGTTGAAATCGCACTGTGGATGTAATTAGACTTCCGtattgcattgggggcatacttaCAATAAGCACTATCAAAtcacattattatttattttttcacctttatttaaccaggtaggcaagttgagagcaagttctcatttacaattccgacctggccaagataaagcaaagcagttcgacacatggtgtaaaacaaacatacagtcaataatacagtagaaaaattagtctatatacaatgtgagaaaatgaggtgagataagggaggtaaaggcaaaaaaaggccatggtggcgaagtaaatacaatatagcaagtaaaacactggaatggtagatttgcagtggaagaatgtgcaaagtagaaatagaaataatggggtgcaaaggagctaaataataaataaatgaatacagtagggggagaggtagttgtttgggctaaattatagatgggctatgtacaggtgcagtaatctgtgagctgctctgacagctggtgcttaaagctggtgagggagattagtgtttccagtttcagagatttttgtagttcgttccagtcattggcagcagagaactggaaggagaggcggccaaaggaggaattagttttgggggtgaccagagagatatacctgctggagcgcatgctatagatgggtgctgctatggtgaccagcgagctgagataagggggaatttaccaagcagggtcttgtagatgacctggagccagtgggtttggcgacgagtatgaagcgagggccagctaacgagagcgtacaggtcgcagtggtgagtagtatatggggctttggtgacaaaacggatggcattgtgatagactgcatccaatttattgagtagggtattggaggctattttgtaaatgacatcgccgaagtcgaggatcggtaggatggtcagttttacgagggtatgtttggcagcatgagtgaaggaggctttgttgcgaaataggaagccaattctagatttaattttggattggagatgcttaatgtgagtctggaaggagagtttacagtctaaccagacacctaggtatttgtagttgtccacatattctaagtcagaaccgtccagagtagtcatgcacagtattgtttcttatagatggcggttaagatattgtttcGGACCAAATCAAACACAATATGCTGAAACACTTTAAAAAAACTTTTTGGCACCAAATTTACTACTTATTGTCATTTTTTGAATTTATATATCAACATTCCAAACTAGTTTAGGATGATCTAGTCCAAATATGGCATTATTCCACTATTTGTATCCGTTTGCATGTTGCAATGGGTGACTTTTATTTTGAACGCAAACCCAACATTCCACAATTGTGGCCAATTCTTATTGTTGCTAGCTTCACTCAGGTGTCCCAGTCTCACTCTATCCATTCATTGGCTGTTTTTTAAgccgtatgtatgtatgtatgggcaTTTTTGACAGATATATTTTGTTTTGAGTCACAGTGACACAGCAACAGCTGACTAGCATGTTAGCTAAGAGCTTCGTACGGTTGTGACTCGTGAATTTGCCTCAATTATTAGATATTCGTTGCAATTAAGCTTAGCTACTATATGCCTTTTTTATTTTGCCCAACGTAAGGCATTTCTGACTATTTGTGTTTTTCTATTTGCGGAAACAGAACGAACTATAGTAACTTAACACTACGTTAGCTCGTCGGATAGCTAGCTAGCGAGAtcacactagctagctaacgttagttcgtACACATTGAAGACAAACACAGCACTCAACCTAATTTTACACCACCAAGCTGAATTATGGATCCAAATAACACCTCGTACGCTGTGAAACTGTACGTTTACGACATATCTAAAGGAATGGCTCGCCAGCTGAGCCCCCTCATGCTAGGTAAGTTGCTAACGCGTTAGTTAGCTGACTAGTTTTGCTTGGAATATAAGTTGTTTTACCCGCTGATGTAGAGTTTGGATTGATGAGCAGAGGCTGGGGATGCATTTTAGGCCTATGCGCTGAATTTAGAATCAATTTCTGTATCTTATGAACCCCAAGTTCGCTACAAATTGTAAACTTAATGTATAACGTTATCagctattctgttctattcacaGGTATACAGCTTGATGGAATATGGTGAGTCAATTATGAATTTTTTGAATGATTGAAATCCTTATTTTAGTGAGGACAAAGGTCAAGTTATGTACACCTTTCATATTTATATTTCCCCCCCAGTGTTTTTAAGTCTGTTCATTGGGAGTCCGTCTTTATGTGAAATAAACTGTAGCCTTTTTCCTCTCACTTAGGCACACTGCTATTGTTGTACATGGAGAGGAGTTTTTCTATGGGGGAGATGGCATCACAAACTGCCCACCTGTAAGACAACGTTTTATTCTATTCCTTCCTAACAATAAACTAGACCTGAAAatctttcttattggtgtccataCGTCTAAGTTAGTTACCCCAAGCATAGATCTtgttagttgtgatacaaaactTATCCTGGGGCTGCATATGGGCTAATCGAGGAAAACTGAGCAagcaggtggcaggtagcctagcggttgagATTGTTGGGCCAGCTCGTTCTGCAAAGCAGTTAAACCTCCAACAACACCTGCTCCCTGGTCAATTTAAGGCACCCCTCCGCACCTctatgattcagaggggttgggttaaatgcattcggttgtacaactgacaagctgtttgtatttgtgtgtttttAGGGCGGAACATCCCTGGGACAACCCAACTCCATAATAGACTTGGGCACCACAGAGGTGACTGAGGAGATCTTTATGGAGTACCTGTCTTCACTGGGAGAGTCCACGTACAGGTGAGGCTGTGGCACCTGGTCGATCTCAACCTGGTGGATCTCAACTCCACACGTAATGGCGATgtgcagtctctctccctctctttctcccttctatCTTTACTCTGTTCCTATCTTTGACTCACATCTTCTTTATCTGTAGGGGGAACCAATACCATCTGTTTGAGTGGAACTGTAACACGTTCAGTAACGAAGTGGCCCAGTTCCTCACTGGCAGCAAGATCCCCGGCCACATCACAGACCTGCCGGCTGAAGTGCTCTCCACGTgagtttcccctctctcccctcccctgtctctatagcATCAAGAACCTGTTGTCAGACATTTAGAGTGTAGTGCGGAAGCATGGCACAGTGATAGTCGAGCACATATTGTTCATGAGTGACATGGGTAACAATTCCACCTCTGACACTTTCATGCTGTCTTTCCTCTACCTGTAACCCTAAATCTACTTTCAATACTGTCTGAATAAAGAGAAAAATATGGAAGGAGGACAAGTCTCCGTTCACGTGTagaagctatatatatatatatatataacacacacagttgaagttggaagtttacttacataggttggagtcactaaactcgtttttcaaccactccacaaatttcttgttaaactatagttttggcaagtcggttaggacatctactttgtgcatgacacgtcatttttccaacaattgtttacagacagattattttacttataattcactatcacaattccagtgggtcagaagtttacatgcactaagttgactgcctttaaacagcttggaaaattcagaaaatggtgtcatggctttagcttctgataggctaattgacatcatttgagtcaattggaggtgtacctgtggatgtatttcaaggcctaccttcaaactcagtgcctctttgcttgacatcatgggaacatcaaaagaagtcagccaagtcctcagaaaaaaaaattgtagaccttcacaagtctggttcatctatggaagcaatttccaaatgcctgaagggtaccacgttcatctgtacaaacaatagtatgcaagtataaacaccatgggaccacgcagccgtcataccgctcaggaaggagacgtgttctgtctcctagagatgaacatactttggtgtgaaaagtgaaaatcaatcccagaacaacagcaaaggaccttgtgaagatgctggaggaaacaggtacaaaaggatctat
The Oncorhynchus nerka isolate Pitt River linkage group LG28, Oner_Uvic_2.0, whole genome shotgun sequence genome window above contains:
- the xrcc6 gene encoding X-ray repair cross-complementing protein 6, whose translation is MAQWNDYHHEDEDVDGEERDESGVDYKSTGRDSLVFLVDASKEMFIKGEDEEPSPFDMTMQCVRSVYTSKIISSDKDLVALVFYGTEQSKNPRNSFKHVYIYHDLDLPGARRVQDVDGLRGEKGARVAGETMGSGNTNLGEALWCCSNLYSDIKLRLSHKRLMIFTCRDTPHGGDSERDRQARTKASDLKETGVVIDLMHLMKPGGFDVSLFFCDVVSPPEDEAELGLQMEPCGKLEDLQKRVRAKEMKKRSVARLNLCLGEGMNVAVGVYITALQARKPNAIKLYRDNNEPVRTKTRLYHTQTGSLLLPSDTKRVQVYAGRQIVMEKDEVDVIKKFSDPGLELIGFKPMERLKLHHHLRSAVFIYPEEEMVTGSACVFTALLRRCSVRKVFALCKYTRIRNSPPRFLALVPQREEVDDGQAQIAAPGFHGIFLPYADDIRTLDTPQLPTASESQVDKMKEIVHKLRFKYRSDAFENPVLQQHYRNLEALALDLMAPEHIEDLTMPNVNMMDQRLGSLAQEFRDLVYPADYNPEGKTAPKRKPAEAAGGTEKKPKVEMSEDELRGHVQKGNLGKLTVPVLKDACKQFGVKVTGTKKQELIDALTAQLTK
- the LOC115112646 gene encoding desumoylating isopeptidase 1-like, translating into MDPNNTSYAVKLYVYDISKGMARQLSPLMLGIQLDGIWHTAIVVHGEEFFYGGDGITNCPPGGTSLGQPNSIIDLGTTEVTEEIFMEYLSSLGESTYRGNQYHLFEWNCNTFSNEVAQFLTGSKIPGHITDLPAEVLSTPFGQALRPLLDSINIAPQGGNTFNGHYGQR